In Aegilops tauschii subsp. strangulata cultivar AL8/78 chromosome 3, Aet v6.0, whole genome shotgun sequence, one genomic interval encodes:
- the LOC109768423 gene encoding putative ubiquitin-conjugating enzyme E2 38 produces MDTECRGPQQGGSSCWATGAAAWSSSQQKRQRCEGSSSDQVGSSTSASVQMTESELPDTDYVENEEEDYYMDDDDDDCDDDNGDDSEYEFDEADFNQQLADKFDDLDLPPGVEATVPWLQKLAANDEQDGASDELVEDEITRKYKAFQQFYTVQNFSDHHYANKSVGKTSREWAKRIQHDWKLLEKDLPASIFVRVAEDRMDLLRAAIIGPKGTPYHDGLFFFDAHFTSNYPSEPPLVYYHSGGLRLNPNLYNCGKVCLSLLGTWSGSGCEKWNSAHSTMLQVLVSIQALILNEKPYFNEPGYAGSANTATGQQHSVEYNKNTFLHSCRTMLYSLRRPPEHFGDLVAGHFRERGRTILAACKHYLEGNMVGSEVPEEEEVEYDGTGASSSSSSSSVPKKQEVMRVDPLGRRTMFIDNLKTLFEDLLMEFNVKGADTRKFLEDKVKKNLPAA; encoded by the exons ATGGACACAGA GTGCCGCGGGCCGCAGCAGGGGGGCTCGTCGTGCTGGGCGACGGGCGCGGCGGCTTGGAGTTCATCGCAGCAGAAGCGCCAGCGGTGCGAG GGTTCTTCCAGCGACCAAGTTGGATCCAGCACAAGTGCTTCTGTGCAAATGACTGAATCAGAGCTACCAGATACTGATTACgtagaaaatgaggaagaggattACTAtatggatgatgatgatgatgattgtGATGATGACAACGGCGATGACTCTGAATATGAATTTGATGAAGCTGACTTTAATCAGCAGCTTGCTGATAAATTTGATGATTTAGATCTGCCTCCAGGTGTGGAGGCTACTGTACCATGGCTTCAGAAACTTGCAGCCAATGACGAGCAGGACGGAGCGTCAGATGAGTTAGTTGAGGATGAAATTACAAGGAAATATAAGGCATTTCAACAATTCTACACTGTTCAAAATTTCTCTGACCACCATTATGCTAATAAATCAGTGGGGAAG ACAAGCAGGGAATGGGCAAAGAGAATTCAACATGACTGGAAACTTTTAGAGAAAGATCTACCAG CTTCTATCTTTGTCCGTGTTGCTGAAGATAGAATGGATCTTCTTAGGGCTGCGATTATTGGCCCTAAGGGAACACCCTATCATGATGGTCTCTTCTTCTTTGATGCACATTTTACCTCTAATTATCCTTCAGAGCCTCCG TTGGTGTATTACCATTCTGGAGGGCTTCGACTTAATCCGAACTTGTATAATTGTGGAAAAGTCTGCCTTAGCCTCCTTGGTACCTGGAGTGGTAGTGGTTGCGAGAAGTGGAACTCAGCTCACTCAACCATGCTGCAGGTGCTTGTGTCCATTCAGGCTCTCATTTTGAATGAGAAGCCATACTTCAATGAACCGGGATATGCAGGCTCTGCGAATACCGCAACTGGACAACAGCATTCTGTAGAGTATAACAAGAACACATTTCTGCACTCCTGTAGGACTATGCTGTATTCACTTAGAAGGCCTCCGGAG CACTTTGGAGACCTTGTCGCCGGCCACTTCCGGGAACGTGGACGCACCATTCTGGCAGCATGCAAACACTACCTAGAGGGTAACATGGTTGGATCGGAGGTCCCCGAAGAGGAAGAAGTGGAATACGACGGCACTGGAGCatctagcagcagcagcagcagcagtgtacCAAAGAAGCAAGAAGTGATGAGGGTGGATCCACTGGGTAGGCGCACTATGTTCATTGACAACCTCAAGACGCTGTTTGAAGATCTTCTGATGGAGTTCAACGTGAAGGGCGCTGACACTAGGAAGTTCCTGGAAGACAAGGTGAAGAAGAACCTGCCCGCAGCCTGA